From the Equus przewalskii isolate Varuska chromosome 19, EquPr2, whole genome shotgun sequence genome, one window contains:
- the LOC103540659 gene encoding putative olfactory receptor 2B8 yields the protein MERKNGSSLTGFVLLAFSDRPQLELVLFVVLLIFYIFALLGNTTIIALSHLDPHLHTPMYFFLSNLSFLDLCYTTSIVPQLLVNLRGTDKSISFAGCVVQLFISLGLGGTECVLLGVMAFDRYVAVCRPLYYTVIMHPRLCALMASASWFIGFANSLLQTLLIFLLPICGRNKLDHFFCEVPAFLKLACIDTSMIQSEMFFLGVFILLIPVTSIMFSYCQIVRAILRIKSAAGQRKAFGTCGSHLTVVTLFYGTAIYAYLQPSNNYSQDQGKFIALFYTIVTPMVNPLIYTLRNKDVKGAMRKVLWKDYDSR from the coding sequence atggaACGGAAAAATGGAAGTTCTCTCACTGGGTTTGTCCTGCTGGCTTTCTCTGACAGGCCTCAACTGGAGCTGGTCCTCTTTGTGGTTCTTTTGATCTTCTATATCTTCGCTTTGCTGGGAAACACAACCATCATCGCATTGTCCCACCTGGACCCACATCttcacactcccatgtactttttcctctccaaccTCAGCTTTCTGGACCTGTGTTACACTACCAGCATTGTTCCCCAGCTCCTGGTTAATCTCAGGGGAACAGACAAATCTATCTCCTTTGCTGGTTGTGTAGTTCAGCTGTTCATCTCTCTAGGCTTGGGAGGCACTGAATGTGTTCTCTTAGGAGTTATGGCATTTGACCGTTATGTAGCTGTCTGCAGGCCCCTTTACTACACAGTAATCATGCACCCCCGTCTCTGTGCCCTGATGGCTTCTGCTTCATGGTTCATTGGTTTTGCTAACTCTTTATTGCAGACACTGCTCATCTTTCTTTTACCAATTTGTGGGAGAAATAAATTAGATCACTTTTTCTGTGAGGTCCCTGCATTTCTCAAGCTTGCCTGCATTGACACCAGTATGATTCAGTCAGAGATGTTTTTTCTCGgtgttttcattcttctcatACCTGTTACATCAATCATGTTCTCCTACTGTCAGATTGTCAGGGCCATCTTAAGGATAAAGTCAGCAGCAGGGCAGAGAAAAGCATTTGGGACATGTGGATCTCACCTCACAGTGGTCACTCTGTTCTATGGCACAGCCATCTATGCTTATCTCCAGCCCAGCAACAACTACTCTCAGGATCAGGGCAAGTTCATAGCTCTTTTCTACACCATCGTTACTCCCATGGTCAACCCCCTCATCTATACGCTGAGAAACAAAGATGTGAAGGGAGCAATGAGGAAGGTGCTTTGGAAGGACTATGACTCCAGATGA